The DNA sequence TTTGTTCTAGATCGTTCATAATTTTTTCAAGGCGTTGCTGTGCGTTGGCGGCCTCAATAAACTCAATTTCTTCTTCAGGAAAATCAAGGGTTGACTCGACCAAGATTCGTAACTGTGTAATTTGATCAATCAATTCATTAATCTGATCAGAAAAGCGCCCTTGCAAAGAAAGGTTTGCTCCTCGTATGGCAGCATCAGTTTGAGCATTAATAAGATCAGCGATCGCCTCGGCCTGCACTAAATCAATCTTGCCATTTAAATACGCCCTCAATGAAAACTCGCCCGGCCCAGCGAGCACGATCCCTTCGGGGGCTCCAAGCTCCATGACGCGATTGAGAACCAATTGGGTGACGCGCGCCCCACCGTGGCAGTGAAGCTCAAGCACATCCTCGCCGGTGAATGATGCGGGCGCTTTAAAGTACAACAATAAAACTTGATCTATTTGCTCTTGGTGTGCATCTTTTAAAACTAAGTAATGCGCAAAGCGGGGCTTGGGTTCAGAGCCGAGAAATATTTTGGCAAGCCCAATAAGATCGGGACCAGAAACGCGAACAATCCCAACGCCGCCAGCGCCCCGGGGGGTTGCTATCGCAGCAATGGGATTTTTATGCATTCAACCCCGATCCTTAGCAACCTAATTGGCAGGTCGCTTAATAAACATTTGATTAATTTGCCACTGCTGGGCAATTGACAAAATATTGTTAACCACCCAGTACAACACCAATCCTGCTGGGAAGAAAAAGAACATGACCGAAAAGATGATCGGCATCCACAGCATGATTTTTGCTTGAAGTGGATCGGGTGGCGTCGGATTTAGGCGCGTTTGCACAAACATCGATACGGCCATAATGATTGGCAAAATGAAATAGGGGTCGGGTACCGACAAATCCTTAATCCAAAGAATCCATGGTGCATTTCGCATTTCAACTGATGAAAGCAAAACCCAATAGAGAGCAATAAAAACAGGAATCTGCACAACCACCGGCAAGCATCCGCCTAAAGGATTAATTTTTTCTTGTTTATACAAGTCCATCATCGCGCGATTTAACTTCTGGGGATCGCCCTTAAATTGCTCGCGGAGATTCATTAATCTTGGTTGCACCTCTTTCATGCGCGCCATCGATTTATAACTAGCCGCGGAAAGTGGGAAGAAAATTAATTTAATGATGAAAGTCAAAATAACAATTGACCAACCCCAGTTAGCTACGTAGGAGTGGATTTGCTCTAAAAGCCAAAAAATGGGTTTGGCAATGACCGTGAGATAGCCGTAATCTTTAATTAAGTCAAAACCGGGGGCAATTTTTTCTAAAAGCGTTTCTTCCTGGGGGCCGATAAACAAGCGTGTGCTTTCCACATGGCTGGATCCCGCTGCAATTGCGGCAATCGGAATTTGTAAGCCAATTCGAAACAGGTTTTGCTCAACTTTTCCAACGTATACGTCTCTTGCTGACTTATCGCTTGGTATCCAGGCGCTTGCAAAATAATGTTGCACCATGGCAATCCAGCCTGGCTCTCCGGCAGGTATTTGCTTTGGAATATCCGCCTTATTTTTTTCGATATCAGAAAAATTAATCTTGATAAATTTATCTTTGTTGGTATATAGCGCCGGGCCAGTGAAGGTGCTATAGAACTCACTGTCACTCACAGCCGAACTATCCCGTACGATTTCGTTGTAGAGAACCAGGCCACTTGGATTGGCCTGGTTGAGCTGAGTAATGCGATGTTCGACCTCAATAACATAACTTCCATCGACCAGATAATAGGTTTTTTCAAGACGAACTCCGCCACGCTCATTCACAAACGTTACAAACGATTTGTTATCAACGCGTCCGCTTTTGCTCACTACAAAGGAAACTGTGTGATTGGGTAATTCGTTGCTGCCCGCCGAGATGAGGCCCGATCGAACAAAGTA is a window from the Polynucleobacter sp. HIN11 genome containing:
- the yidC gene encoding membrane protein insertase YidC, giving the protein MDIKRTLLWAVLTISGLMLYNNWLIYDGRQALFGPTPLTPSSQTPSPSRAPESLPAAANATQPPAVAPGQAQKSADLPKTESLPAPQQSPVFNAANLAAGEKHTIKNDVLELEINATGASVVSAKLLKQLMPDKKPVALLQITPQNQYFVRSGLISAGSNELPNHTVSFVVSKSGRVDNKSFVTFVNERGGVRLEKTYYLVDGSYVIEVEHRITQLNQANPSGLVLYNEIVRDSSAVSDSEFYSTFTGPALYTNKDKFIKINFSDIEKNKADIPKQIPAGEPGWIAMVQHYFASAWIPSDKSARDVYVGKVEQNLFRIGLQIPIAAIAAGSSHVESTRLFIGPQEETLLEKIAPGFDLIKDYGYLTVIAKPIFWLLEQIHSYVANWGWSIVILTFIIKLIFFPLSAASYKSMARMKEVQPRLMNLREQFKGDPQKLNRAMMDLYKQEKINPLGGCLPVVVQIPVFIALYWVLLSSVEMRNAPWILWIKDLSVPDPYFILPIIMAVSMFVQTRLNPTPPDPLQAKIMLWMPIIFSVMFFFFPAGLVLYWVVNNILSIAQQWQINQMFIKRPAN